The following is a genomic window from Pedobacter sp. KBS0701.
TTACGGACCGCTTTTAGGGCTGTATAGTTTTGGATTATTTGTAAAAAAACGCGGACTTCATGATAAATTAGTGCCGATAGTTTGCTTATTATCACCTTTTTTATGTTACTTGCTTGCAACGAATTCGACCACTTTATTGGGCGGTTACGTTTTTAGTGTTGAACTGATTTTAATTAACGGTTTAATCACATTTACAGGCTTGTTGTTCATCAGCAAAAAAACTGATGCGCAAACCAAATTTTAATATTAGAATAACAGTATATGACGAGTGAAGAAAAAATTAGAAGTGCTTTCGAAAACAAAGACTGGCAGGAAATCAAAGTAACCGATTCCTGGCAAATTTTTAAAATCATGGCCGAATTTGTAGACGGCTTTGAAAAACTGGCTAAAATTGGCCCGTGTGTTACCATTTACGGATCTGCCCGTACGGCCCAAACACATAGATATTACCAGCTGGCAGAGCAATGCGGCAAATTATTAACTGATCGCGGTTACGGTGTAATTACAGGTGGTGGTCCGGGCATTATGGAAGCCGGTAATAAAGGCGCCCATACTAACGGAGGTAAATCTGTTGGGTTAAATATTGAATTACCTTTTGAGCAGTTCCACAATAAATACATTGATCATAATAAATTATTGGAATTTGATTATTTCTTTGTGCGCAAAGTGATGTTCATGAAATATAGTCAGGGTTTTGTGGTTTTACCAGGTGGTTTTGGTACTATGGATGAACTTTTTGAAGCTTTAACCTTAATTCAGACGGGCAAAATCGCCCGTTTTCCAATCGTATTGGTGGGCGTTGATTATTGGGGTGGACTAATTGACTGGATTAAAGGAACCATGTTGCAGAAGGAACACAATATCCACGAAGAAGATTTAAACCTTTTCAGGTTGGTAGATACCGCAGAAGAAGCTGCAGAACATATTTTCCGTTTCTACGATAAGTATGTACTTAAACCAAATTTCTAAATGGTTCAATAGTTCATTTGCCATTGGTTCATTAGTATGGTTAACTCGTTAATTCTTTAAAGCGGTTAACTGAAAATTGCAAACTGATAATTGGAAACTGAAAAAGTGCTTACAAATAATAAGCACTTTTTTTATGTCTTCATTTATTGTAACAACTGAAGAAAACTGCCATCTAAAATAAAACGTAATTAAAATGTCGAAATTTATCAATTGGAAAAGTAATTGGCTTAACGGAAACTTCCAGCTTTTTGCAGATGGTGTTCAAAAAGGTATGATTTCTTTTAGCAGCTGGAGAAGCGATGCAGAAAGCATGTTTGAAGATAAAAACTATCACTTCGCTAATGAAGGTTTTTGGCAATCGAGAACCAAAGTAATTGATAGAAAAACGAATGAGGTGGTTGCAATCATCAATTACGATAGCTGGAAATCTAAGGCTGTGATTAGTTTAAACACTGGCGAACAGTACGAATGGAAATCAACCGGTGTATGGAAATCGCAGTTCACGGTAAGTAATTATAAGGATGCCCATATTATGTACAGCTCAAATAGCAATACGGGAACGATATCTTCTGATACACACAATGAATTATTGATTATTACAGGCTTATTTATCAAACACATTTACAACAAACGTGTTGTTGTACTTATTGCTTGCCTTATGCCCATTATAACGATATCAATTAATCGTCATTAGAAATAACTTAAACCCTTTTGTGAGATGGAACAGGTTCTGAGTTGGAGAAAAGGTTTATTTGATAGTAATTATCAGGTAATAAACAATGGCTATCTAAAATTTTCCATCAATTTTGGTTCGTGGAAAAATACGGCAATAGCCACTACCCAGGCAGGCATTTACCTGTTAAAAAGTGAAGGGTTTTCTAAACCTGAAACTAAAATTATTGACAACAAGAATACGGTTTTGGCCGTAATTACTTATGATTGGCTGGGTTTTAAAGCAAAAATTGTATTTGCCTCTGGCGAAACTTTCGATTGGAGTTATCAAAACAGCTGGTTAAGCCGCTGGTCGTTGAACAACCATAAAGATAAACAAATCCTTTTTAACGCTTCAGCAGGAAGTGGATTGATCCATACCAATGTTGATGATGATACACTGGTATTATGTGGTCTTTTTATAAGGGAATACTATTCGAGACTGATTTTCGGTCTGATTATTTTTATATTCTGCATGCTCACTTTTAAAAGTATTTTTTAACGATAAAAAGATCCGTCATCTCGACTGAAGCAAAGCGGAATGGAAAGATCTATGTCCCAAAGCACTCTCCAATCTAGTCTTAGCGTCTTGCTAAGAAAATAAAAAGTATTAATCTCAACTTTATAGAATTATTCAGTCTCGTAGCGAGACACTAAGACTAAAGTCGTTTCTTTTTGAAGCGCTAATACCCGTAATCAATAGGGCGGTTCCGGTCCTGCTGTACATTCCAATCCTTTTGGGAATTATTCCATACCAACAATTACCGGTACCCAAAAGGGATTTCCATTTCCATCAGGGCTATTGTGCGCGGGCAGTCATCAGATATAACGACGAAACGATCTGGTTTTAGTATCTTACTAGGGCAATAGAAATATTAATATCGCCTTTAAAGAACTATTTCATCACGTAGCGAGAGGCTACGACTAGATTAGAGCTCTACCAAATCACAGCGGCTTTTGGTACAGCGGTTATTATGGTAAATCGTAATCATTTAAAAAGAGTTTAAAGTCCGCTTACACCACCACTCACGACCAGTTTCATGGCATCGGCGGCAGTCATATTTAAATCGGCAACCTTATCTCTTTTTACAATACAAAGCTGGCCCGCAAAAGAATAAGAAAGTGGAAAATATACGGCCACTTCATCAGGCAGATCAAGTTTATGCAGGTCGTTCTGTGTTAAAAATCCGATTTTTTTTAAACCTCCCTCGACTTCTACCAGTACCGGGTGATTAAATTTTTTCTCATCGCCTACAAAAGCTTCAGTTAAATCTTTTATAGATGAATAAATAAAATTAAGCAAGGGCAACCTTTGCATCATCCGCTGGAACCAATTGTACATGGGCTCAGTTACCAAATTGGTTACGAAAATACCCGCAAGTAAAATGATGGTCAAAACGGTCAGCAAACCTAAACCGGGAATATTGCGACTTTCGCCTGTACGTGGATTTACGCCTAAAATATTGTTTACATTTAACCAGCTATCAACTGTTGTAACCGCCCAAACCACAATAAAAATACTCACGGCAATGGGTACAACAATTAATAAACCTTTAATCAAATAGTTTAAAATGGCTTTCCCGACTTTGTTCATGGCGCAAAATTAGGAAAAATATGGTTAGAATTGTTTAATTGCTCAATTGTTAACGCTGTACAGCCAACAATATATCAATTAAACAATTTAGCATAGCTCTTACTCGTAGAAATAAACCCTTTTAACCCTCTGCGAGATGTTGGTTAGGATTTCATACGGAATGGTATTAATATCTTTTGCCAATTGCATAATGGTGTGTTCTTTGTTGAAAACAATGGCTTCATCACCAGGTTTTACGTCGATACTTGTAACATCCAACATCGTCATGTCCATGCATATTGAGCCTATTACCGGCACTAAATGGCCATTAACCAGCATTTTCCCTACACCGTTGCCAAAATACCTGGTATAGCCATCTGCATAACCAATTTTTACTGTTGCTATTTTTCCGCCATTTGGCATTACTCCTTTTCTGCTGTACCCCACAGTTTCGCCTGGCGCTAATGTCTTCACTTGAGTAACCGTAGTTTTAAGTACCATTACGGTCTGTAAACCCCGGTTATTGGCCAAAGCAGAATCAAAACCATACAAACCTATGCCCAAACGGACCATATCCATTTGCGCATCTGGCCAACGTGAGATACCAGAAGTATTGGAAATATGCAATAATGGATTATAACCTAAAGCGTTAACTAACTGATTGGCAATAATTTTAAATTTATCGATCTGCTGCCGGGTAAATCCATCATGCTCTGCAGCATCGCTAGCTACTAAATGAGAAAAAATACTCTGCACTTTTACCTTTGCCGAATCTTTTAACAGACCCGATAAGGCATCCATTTCAGCTTGATCGAAACCTAAACGGTGCATGCCACTGTCTATTTTAATGTGGATCGGGTAATCGAAATCATAATCCGATAGTGCGTTTAAAAAGCTGTTCAGGATTTCTATACTATAAATTTCGGGTTCGAGTTTATGTTTAACGATGGCTTCGAAAGCAGATTCTTCGGGACTCATCACCATAATAGGTAGCGTAATTCCGGCTTTCCGTAAAGCAATGCCTTCATCGGCATAAGCTACCGCCAGATAATCTACCTTATGGAACTGCAATAAATTGGCGATTTCGAAACTTCCGCTTCCATACGAAAAGGCTTTAACCATGGCCATAATTTTAACACCGGGCTTGATTTTAGAACGGTAAAACTGCAGGTTGCCAACCATCGCATTCAGGTCGATTTCCAAAACCGTATCGTGTATTTTTTGGGTAAGCAATTTACTGATGCGCCCAAATTCAAAGCGCCTGGCGCCTTTTACCAATATAGTTTCGTGGCTAAATTGTAAACCTGGAAAGGCCTCTACAAAAGCATTGGTATTCTCAAAAAACTGGGTTTCGAACTTAAAAAGATCGGCATAACGCGAAATGTGCGTTCCAATACCAATTAACCTGTTGACTTTCTTTTGAGCAAGCAATTCAGCAATTTCGGTATATAAATCAAGATCGTCTCTCCCGGTTTCGAATAATTCGGAAAGGATAACGGTTTTCTTCGGGTGTTGGTTCTGTTGATTTAAAAAATCCAGCGCTATAGCCAAGGAAGAAATATCAGCACTGTACGAATCATCAATAATGGAGCACTGATTGATGCCGTTTTTCAGTTCCAGGCGCATGCTTACATGGCTCAGTTTCTCCAAACGCAGATCGGCCTGCTCTGGCGTATAACCTAAAGCCAGTAAAGTTGCCCAGCAGATCATGCCATTTTCTATCGAGGCTTTATCTTTAAAAGGCAACATGCATTCTATTTCGGCATTCTGATAAATAGCTCTTAAATAACAATTTCCTTCAATGGGTTCAACGGTAGTAATCTGCAAGTCTGCAACCTGCTTGCTGCTCCAGCTAAACTTTTTCTTCCCGGGTAAATCTTTTGGACTTACCTCAGTTACATATTCGGGAGCATAGATGAATAAATCTGAATCTTTAAAAAGTTTCAGCTTCTCTGTGAGTTTTTCTTTTTTAGAGCTAAATCCTTCCGCATGTGCTTCGCCAATATTGGTTAAAATCCCAATTTTTGGCTGAATAATCTCCGCCAGGCGCTGCATTTCATTTACTGCAGAAATCCCGGCTTCGAAAATCCCTAAGGTATGATCGGCTTCAATCTGCCAAACGGAAAGCGGTACGCCAATTTGCGAGTTATAACTTTTAGGACTTTTAACGATATTGAAATCGGCGGCCAAAAGCTGATACAACCACTCTTTTACAATGGTTTTTCCATTACTTCCTGTAATACCTATGGTTTTAAACTGAAACTGGTTTCTATGGTAAATAGTGAGTTGTTGTAAGGCGGTCAAAGCGTCATCAACCAGTAAAAAATTACAATCCGGGTATTGATTAACATATTTAGCTTCGGTAATCACGAAATTACGGATGTCCTTGCTGTAAGCATCTTTTATAAATTCGTGTCCATCCCGGTGCGAAGACAAAGCAAAAAATATAGAATTTTCTGGCACCAAAACCGAACGGCTATCAATTACCAGGTATTGAATAACAACCTCTCCATCAACTAATTTGGTATCAGCATTTAAAATTTCGGCTATTTTGGCAACAGTATATATTGGGTTTTGCATGCTATTATATTCAGAAAAATACGGTAATCGCTTTTATTTTTACGAATTTCAGTAATTAATTATGAAAAGCGGTAAACAAGAGGCAGTATTATTAGATAAAAAACAAGCTTTGGCGAAAGCCGAAAATTTTTGCGCTTACCAGGAACGCTCGCAAAAAGAGGTACGGTACAAATTGGTAGAATGGGGCATGCGCGGGGATGAACTGGAAGAAATTATTAGTGACCTGATCATTAACAATTTTTTGAATGAAGAAAGGTTTGCCAAAAGTTATGCGTCGGGCAAATTCAACATTAAACATTGGGGCCGGGTTAAAATTAAACAGGGTTTAAAATTGAAAGGTGTGCCTGATAAAATTTTACAAAAAGCAATTTACAGTATAGACGGCGATGATTATTTGCAGACGATAGAAAAATTAGCGGTTAAAAAAGCGGAAAGTCTGGGTGAAAATGATCCGTTCAAAAGAAAAAATAAGCTGATGAGCTACCTTCAGGCAAAAGGTTTTGAAACTGATTTAATTTTACTGGTACTGAAAGCCAGCAATTTAAATTAAATATTAAATTTTTAACAAGAAATCTCTTGACAGAAATATAAATCTGCCTATATTTGCATCACCAAAACGAAACAACAACATCAGTTTTGTAAATGCGAAAGTAGCTCAGTTGGTAGAGCACGACCTTGCCAAGGTCGGGGTCGCGAGTTCGAATCTCGTCTTTCGCTCCAAAATGCCTTCCTACCAGAAGGCATTTATTTTAAAGTTAACCAAGCCGATGGAGATCGGTAGCGGCTAATGCTCGGGTGGTGGAACTGGTAGACACGCAGGACTTAAAATCCTGTGCTTTCAAAGGCGTGCGGGTTCGATTCCCGCCCCGAGTACACAACGAAAAGTCCGGTCAAAATGACCGGACTTTTTTATTTACTCCTTTCAATTCTTTGGTTCTTCGGGATCAAGTGGAAAAAGATTAAGCCTTGATCCCCCGAAAACTATCCCCAAAAAGATATGTCTACAAGGTAGCAATCAAGCCTGGAATAATACTCATATCCAAGCATCGCCACTCTGATGTTTTCAAAAAAACGTTTTTTTTTTCGAAACACTTCCAAAAGGCTTGGTTCTAAAAACCGCAATAAACAGCTTTAATTATATTCACTGGCTAAAAATTCACCTTTAAAATTAGTTAGTGATCACATCGTTAATACGTCAGCTATTCCATTTAAGAATAAATTTATTAAATTGCATTTATCTACTTAAATCTATTTTAATGAAAAACTCTATCTCCTGCATCATTATTGATGATGATCCTACCGCAATTAATATTTTGCAAGACCACATTGCGGAAATCCCAAGGTTAAAAGTCCACCGGATCTTTACTAAACCGATAGAGGCCCTAAGCGAAATCAGTACAGAAAGCAATAAACAGCTCATCTTTTTGGATATTGATATGCCAGCAATGTCTGGCCTACGACTTGCTGATAACCTCAAGCATAAAGCACACAACATTATTTTTACTACATCCTATCCAGAATTTGCACTGGATGCTTTTAAGGTTAGGGCAAAACATTACCTGTTAAAACCTTTCAACATGGGAGATTTTGCAGAAGTAGTTAATGAGGTACTTTCAGAATGTTATGATACACAACGCCTTGTACAAGAAAATGAAGAAGCATTTTTCTTACGCACAAATGGCGAACGAGGCAAACTTACCAAAGTACTCAAAAAAGATATCATCTACCTTCAGGGTTCTAATAACCATATACATATTTACACGCCAACAAATGATTATTCAGTATATATGACCATGAAGGAGATGGAGGAAAAGCTCCAGGAAAATGAGCACTTCTACCGTGTTCACAAGTCATACATGATCAACACCACCTTTGTAAAGGAAATTAACGGGCACAAAATCGACCTTGGAAAGTACGAAGTACTCATGACTCCACAATACAAGGAGGCATTTATGGACTATATTGAAAACCAAACCCTTGTCTCAAAACGTTTAAGGGATTAACATTTGCAAATCTGAATGAGTTGTAAGTGTTGTGATCACTGTCATTGTACTGGTAGTTGGATCACTCTTTTGAAAGCGCATATTAGCTGCTTTTTGTGAACGGAAAACAAACGCAGTTTTCCGGGTCGATTTTAAGTCTGTAATTCTTTTCATAAGCGAAAATTAGCCCCATAAAAACCTATAAAAGAGCACATTACGCAAAGCAATTGTTGACTGTTGTGAAACCCAATTTTAACCTAAAAAAATGAAAAACTGGCTAAAAAATTATCGCTGGCATATTATTGCATGGGCTATATTCATTCTTTATGAATATATACTGATCTCGTTAATCCTTAAAATAAATGCCACTTTATTAAGCTATTGCATTCACTACATTATTAATATAACACTCTTCTATATCCATGCCGAATTGGTATTAGGAAAAAGTTTGAAATCAAACAAACCTATTTATTTAAGGATAATTATATTAACAATAGTTGAGGTATGTTTGTATACTATTATCGCGTACCTCACTGATCGCTCCCTTTCAAAAGCAACAATAGTTCCTATTGATAAGCTCACGGTTACAGACTGGAAGTTTATGTCTTCAACACTATGGCGGGGAATCTACTTCATGTTATTCTCAACAGCTTACTATTTTATTAAAAGTTATATCCACCAGAAACATCGGGCAACTAAACTGGAAAAAGAAGCAATTGAAGAAATGTTGAAGCAAAAGCAAACAACGCTTGAACTGGCTAATGCTAAAAATGCCTACCTCAAAGCGCAAATTAATCCACATTTTTTGTTCAATACCTTAACCTATATATATAACAGTACGCATAAGAGTGAACCCCGGGCTGCAGAAACCGTACGGTACCTTTCAAAACTGATGCGTTATGCATTAGAATGCGAACATGGCCCGGAAATTATGCCACTGGAAGCAGAGATCCGTCAAGTCGAAAACCTTCTTCTGCTTAGCAGAATAAAGCAGCCTGACTTATTTATAGATTTTAATTATGATCAGAAAAGTGAATCCACTGAAGTGATTCCATTACTATTACTTAGCCTAACCGAAAATATGGTTAAACATGGAAACCTCAGCCAACCGGAAGATCCTGGAAAGATTATGGTAAAGTTGCAGGGAGGAAAGTTTAGTATTCAAACAAGTAACCTGATTAACACAGGCCTCAACGATACAGGTTTCCATACGGGCCTTGAAAACATCCGGCAAAGGCTGCTCCATACTTATGCAGACCAGGCAGAGATTTCTTCCGGTCAGAAAGGAAAGTATTTCCAGGTACTAATTACAATCAACCTGGCAGATACGCAACAATTTCATATTTAATGCATCAGATTACAGAAGATTGCATAATTTTTCTTTTTGGTACAATAAGTATATGAAACAAGAATTAGCATTTATTAACCGAAATTCTCCTTTAATACGCTCCACTTTTTTGTGGCTTAAAGGTTATTTACTTCAAAACCACGATAACTAAGCATCTCAGCATTATGCGAAACTATTAAGCGAAGTTTTAATTTTTCTATAATTTCTCTGGCTTGAGCAATATTTCTATGTATATCGTTTATTCCCCTGATTTCAATTCCACCCGACATTAGTTTAAATTTGCTGGGCTCAAACTTATCGATAAACTGCTGTAAATCTGGACTTACCTTTACCTGATTGTTTTGCATAATTAATTTTAGTTCTATGGCCGCAAAGCAACACAAAGTACTTTAACTTATCAGTGCTTTCATATTAACTTATTAAGAAATGTTAACTGAGTAAGTTCTTCAAAAGTCCTTAACTCCCATGTGCGTATAATCAATCTTAATTCCATCCACATCATGATGTAACAAATTCTCAACCAATTCGCATGACATAAACATGACGTTCGCTTAACTTTCAGATGATATACAGCTAATAGCTTTGCATGAAAGAACTGATATGCGTACGATAAAAAGACTGACCAAGCTCCATTATTATTTCTTTACTGCGATATCAATACTGCTGCTGGCACTCATTTTTAATTTTAGCTTTTCTAAAACAGATGGATTCCTCATTTTTAACCGGTTTCATCCAGCGTGGCTGGATATTTCTTTTAGGTATATCACTAATCTCGGAGATGGTTTAATCAGTATTCTGGCCGCAATCATCCTGCTTGCAATTAGAAAAAAGAAAAAAGCAATGACCATGGCTCTTGCCTATATTTATTCGGGTTTGCTTATTCAAACCGCTAAAAGAATATTCCACATGCCACGGCCTAAATATTATTTTGAGCAAACTTTATTTCAATACAATCACTTTGTTGAAGGGATAAGCATGCATAATCATAATTCTTTTCCCTCAGGACATACCGCATCTGCTTTTGCCTTATCCACAGTATTGGTTTTGGTTTTCAAAAAAAATAAAATCTCCTTTTACTGTTTATTTTTTGCTTTTTTAATCGGCTATTCACGCATATACTTGGCTCAGCATTTTCTGATTGATGTAATTTTTGGAGCTATAGCCGGTATAATTTGTGCAATTTTAAGCTATCATCAGGTATATGACCTTAAACTTTTCAGATCAGCTAAGCTAAACAGAAGATATAAACAGCTTAAAATTTCCAATCAGGCTAAGCCCATTTAAGTGAAAGAAATTCCGGTTAAACTTTGGCTTTTTATAATGGCGATGACTGTGATCAAACTGGTCATAGCCTCAACAATAGCGCTCGGAAACGACGAGGTATATTACTGGACATACGCTTTAAATCTGCAATGGAATTATTTTGATCATCCCCCATTTGTAGCATGGTTGATCAGAGCTACAACAGCAAATTTATATATTCACAACGAATCGGCTGCTCGTCTTGGCGCCATAATATCATCTACAATAGGTACCGTAATAGTATATAAAACAGGTAAATTACTCCTTAATGACCGCATGGGTTGGTTTGCCGTTTTACTTTATTCTTCATCCTTTTATTGCAGTATTATTGCCGGAACATTTATTTTGCCAGATAGCCCTCAAATGGTTTTCTGGCTTTGGAGCATCTTTTTGTTGTTGAAGATTAACAAATCCATCCACCAAGGTTTACCAACGTTAAATCTCTGGTGCTGGTTCGGTGTGGCTGCGGGGCTTTGTATGATGTGTAAAATACATGGCATCTACTTATGGGTGGGCGTTATCATGTTCGCTCTGTTTAACAGTAGAAAATTAATGGTGCAGAAGGGTATGTATGTTTCTATGTTAATTAGTTTGATTATCGTATCTCCTTTTATCATCTGGAATATACAGCATCATTTCATTACCTACACCTATCACAGTAATCGGGTTAGCCTGTTCCACGCAGGCATAAATCCATTAGCCTTCTCCAGAGAAATCGGCGGACAAATATTCTACAACAATCCAATTGTTTTTTTTCTGGCCTGGATGGCTATTTTTAGTTTCATTAAAACCAAACATCATCTTCTTAAAAGCGAAATACAACTATTATTATATTGTGCGCTTCCTCTTATTGTGACACTGATTTTTCTTTCAATTTTTAGAGATACATTACCGCATTGGTCTGGCCCGGCGTATAGCTGTTTAATATTTCTTGCTGCATTGAAACTGGAATCTATTCGCCTATCAAAAGTAAAAGCCATTATTAGTGCAAGTATGCTGTTTTTCTTGTTCGTGGTAAGTGCAGGTCTCATCACAATTAACTTTTACAAGGGCACATTTTCGACGCAAAAAAGCTCAATGAATTTGGGTGCGGGCGACCCCACCTTAGATTTATACGGCTGGAAAGAAACAGGTAGAATAATTGATTCTATTTACCGTTTAGATAAATCATCAATAAAGAATAAAACAGTCCATACGATTGTGATTACAAAATGGTTCCCGGCAGCTCATTTAGATTTTTATGTTTGCGTTAAAACTGGTTTGCATACCTACGGCATAGGAGAAATATTCGATCTTCACCAGTATTATTGGTCGAATCAAACCAAACAGAAATTAACTACTGGCGACAATGCATATTATATTGTACCTTCTAATCTTTACGATGAAAGCAGTATAAACTTTATCAAATCCCAATTTAGAAATTGTACACCACCTATAATTGCACCCATTTTTAGGAATGGTGTTATTTGTAAAAACATCCTTTTATTTAAGCTAAATGGCTATAAAGAATAGTGCAATTACAATTATAACTGATTAATTCCCTGGTGTAGAATATTGTGTATTTAATTGCACCTAAGCTAAAAAAGCAATAAATTAGCTTAAAAAAGCCGATTCAATTGCTGATAGCTAACCTTCCTTAAAAATTAGATGATGCCCAATAAAAAAGTATATCCGCTAAGCCTGCTGCTCCTAACGCTTTTATTTAGTTCTCTATCTTCAATAGGGCAGATTGTCCTCCAGGATAAAAAATTTCATATAGACACTAAAACATTCTCACAAACTGATTCAGGTAAACTAAAATTAGATATTTATTATACTGGTAAAATAACAGAAACTAAGCCAACAGTACTTTTTATATTTGGTGGCGGCTTTGTAATGGGCCGCAGAGATAGCAAGTTATTTGATCAATATTTTAACACTTTAATTGCACACAACTATAAGGTAGTTTCAGTTGACTATCGACTTGGTCTTAAAGGAAAGAAGTTTCCTGGTCCGTTTAATACTTCAAATTTAAAAGCAGCTATTGATACCGCTACGACCGATGTTTTCGACGCAACAGCTTATCTGATCAAAAATGCAAAAGAACTTGGTATTGATACGGCTATGATCATCCTGTCAGGATCAAGTGCAGGTGCTATTACCGCGCTACATGCCGACTACAACAAGCGGAACGCCACCGCATTATCGGCTAAATTACCACACCATTTTCAATACAAGGGTGTAATTTCTTTTGCCGGGGCAATATTAAGTTATCATGGTGCGCCAAAATATGCCATACCACCAGCACCTACTATGCTTTTTCATGGCACAGCCGATAAACTTGTACCCTATAACAAAGTGAGATTATTAAACAGGGGATTTTTTGGTTCCAAATATCTGGCCCGCACTTTTAAAAAAAACGGATATCCTTATTACTTTCAGTACGTGCAAGATATGGGGCACGAAATAGCTGGATCACCAATGCTTGAAAACCTACCTGATATCCTGTGGTTTATAGATAATTATATCATTAAACAAAAGCGCTATTTTATGGAGGTAGACTTTAAAGATGCCGACAAAAAACCAACCTTTAGCATACCCCCTGCTTTAAAAAAGAGGTAGCGTAAATCGTATGGTTTCCATTATTTTTTTCAGTTCGAACAAAATTACGATCGAAATTGGGGCACGCATGTATGACCGTTCCAGATTAATGATATATTGCTTCTTTACCTTAAGGTTAATATCAAAAACTATCTCTTTATCTTAACCGATTAGTTTTCATGTTCTCCAGACTCGCCACTCAGTATCCTTTCCATTTCTATCATCATCTGCTCCGCCAGGCGTTGTTTAGCTTGTAATTTAGACAGGTAAGCGTTTTCAAATGTTACTTCAAGCTCATCCATAATAAAGGCATATTTTGCCTTAAGTTCTATAAGATCAATCTGAAGCTTCTTGGAAAGATTTTGCATAATACAAAGCTAAAAAAAGCGGGACCAATTTCTGATAAATGGTCTTATTTTCTTTTCTAAAAAAAAATACAATAAATAGCTATATCTATTAAAACAATCTCCCAATTCTTTCGTTTATAAAATGATTCCGGCGTGGTTTCCGGAATAGTTTGTTTGGTTAGTTGATTAGGGATCACTCCCA
Proteins encoded in this region:
- a CDS encoding TIGR00730 family Rossman fold protein yields the protein MTSEEKIRSAFENKDWQEIKVTDSWQIFKIMAEFVDGFEKLAKIGPCVTIYGSARTAQTHRYYQLAEQCGKLLTDRGYGVITGGGPGIMEAGNKGAHTNGGKSVGLNIELPFEQFHNKYIDHNKLLEFDYFFVRKVMFMKYSQGFVVLPGGFGTMDELFEALTLIQTGKIARFPIVLVGVDYWGGLIDWIKGTMLQKEHNIHEEDLNLFRLVDTAEEAAEHIFRFYDKYVLKPNF
- a CDS encoding DUF502 domain-containing protein; translation: MNKVGKAILNYLIKGLLIVVPIAVSIFIVVWAVTTVDSWLNVNNILGVNPRTGESRNIPGLGLLTVLTIILLAGIFVTNLVTEPMYNWFQRMMQRLPLLNFIYSSIKDLTEAFVGDEKKFNHPVLVEVEGGLKKIGFLTQNDLHKLDLPDEVAVYFPLSYSFAGQLCIVKRDKVADLNMTAADAMKLVVSGGVSGL
- a CDS encoding bifunctional UDP-N-acetylmuramoyl-tripeptide:D-alanyl-D-alanine ligase/alanine racemase; amino-acid sequence: MQNPIYTVAKIAEILNADTKLVDGEVVIQYLVIDSRSVLVPENSIFFALSSHRDGHEFIKDAYSKDIRNFVITEAKYVNQYPDCNFLLVDDALTALQQLTIYHRNQFQFKTIGITGSNGKTIVKEWLYQLLAADFNIVKSPKSYNSQIGVPLSVWQIEADHTLGIFEAGISAVNEMQRLAEIIQPKIGILTNIGEAHAEGFSSKKEKLTEKLKLFKDSDLFIYAPEYVTEVSPKDLPGKKKFSWSSKQVADLQITTVEPIEGNCYLRAIYQNAEIECMLPFKDKASIENGMICWATLLALGYTPEQADLRLEKLSHVSMRLELKNGINQCSIIDDSYSADISSLAIALDFLNQQNQHPKKTVILSELFETGRDDLDLYTEIAELLAQKKVNRLIGIGTHISRYADLFKFETQFFENTNAFVEAFPGLQFSHETILVKGARRFEFGRISKLLTQKIHDTVLEIDLNAMVGNLQFYRSKIKPGVKIMAMVKAFSYGSGSFEIANLLQFHKVDYLAVAYADEGIALRKAGITLPIMVMSPEESAFEAIVKHKLEPEIYSIEILNSFLNALSDYDFDYPIHIKIDSGMHRLGFDQAEMDALSGLLKDSAKVKVQSIFSHLVASDAAEHDGFTRQQIDKFKIIANQLVNALGYNPLLHISNTSGISRWPDAQMDMVRLGIGLYGFDSALANNRGLQTVMVLKTTVTQVKTLAPGETVGYSRKGVMPNGGKIATVKIGYADGYTRYFGNGVGKMLVNGHLVPVIGSICMDMTMLDVTSIDVKPGDEAIVFNKEHTIMQLAKDINTIPYEILTNISQRVKRVYFYE
- a CDS encoding regulatory protein RecX, with translation MKSGKQEAVLLDKKQALAKAENFCAYQERSQKEVRYKLVEWGMRGDELEEIISDLIINNFLNEERFAKSYASGKFNIKHWGRVKIKQGLKLKGVPDKILQKAIYSIDGDDYLQTIEKLAVKKAESLGENDPFKRKNKLMSYLQAKGFETDLILLVLKASNLN
- a CDS encoding LytTR family DNA-binding domain-containing protein, with the protein product MKNSISCIIIDDDPTAINILQDHIAEIPRLKVHRIFTKPIEALSEISTESNKQLIFLDIDMPAMSGLRLADNLKHKAHNIIFTTSYPEFALDAFKVRAKHYLLKPFNMGDFAEVVNEVLSECYDTQRLVQENEEAFFLRTNGERGKLTKVLKKDIIYLQGSNNHIHIYTPTNDYSVYMTMKEMEEKLQENEHFYRVHKSYMINTTFVKEINGHKIDLGKYEVLMTPQYKEAFMDYIENQTLVSKRLRD
- a CDS encoding sensor histidine kinase, whose translation is MKNWLKNYRWHIIAWAIFILYEYILISLILKINATLLSYCIHYIINITLFYIHAELVLGKSLKSNKPIYLRIIILTIVEVCLYTIIAYLTDRSLSKATIVPIDKLTVTDWKFMSSTLWRGIYFMLFSTAYYFIKSYIHQKHRATKLEKEAIEEMLKQKQTTLELANAKNAYLKAQINPHFLFNTLTYIYNSTHKSEPRAAETVRYLSKLMRYALECEHGPEIMPLEAEIRQVENLLLLSRIKQPDLFIDFNYDQKSESTEVIPLLLLSLTENMVKHGNLSQPEDPGKIMVKLQGGKFSIQTSNLINTGLNDTGFHTGLENIRQRLLHTYADQAEISSGQKGKYFQVLITINLADTQQFHI